The Bacteroidales bacterium genome has a window encoding:
- a CDS encoding EamA family transporter has translation MYYLIIAILTATAILLAFKIAGKFNANNLHIVTINYFVAACLGMIISINQGSSINYFNYDWFGWSILYGVFFILGFLLFGYSTQKSGISATAISSRVSVIIPVIFGFFLFKEAINNYIIIGIIVAILALILINLPAGNAKALKNTGTKVNMIMFVPILLFFVIGINDTIIKIAQHYLIKNNDYSEFISSGFFFSSLTGVVIMLIKKNWKVKLSSIIIGFILGIINYINFRSLIIGLGEMPVTVFMPVYNIGVVVLSLLIGIIAFKEKVSPTNIIGIVLAILAIILLTI, from the coding sequence ATGTACTATTTAATTATTGCTATTCTTACTGCCACTGCTATACTTTTGGCTTTTAAAATTGCGGGAAAATTCAATGCCAACAATTTACACATAGTTACAATAAATTATTTTGTGGCTGCCTGCTTGGGAATGATTATATCAATAAACCAAGGTTCAAGTATTAATTATTTTAATTATGACTGGTTTGGGTGGTCTATTTTATACGGAGTATTTTTTATTTTAGGATTTTTATTATTCGGATATTCTACGCAGAAATCAGGAATTTCGGCTACGGCCATTAGTTCTCGCGTATCAGTCATTATTCCGGTAATCTTCGGATTCTTTTTATTCAAGGAAGCAATTAATAATTATATTATCATAGGTATAATAGTAGCTATTTTAGCATTGATACTGATTAATTTACCTGCCGGAAATGCGAAGGCACTAAAAAATACGGGCACGAAGGTTAATATGATAATGTTTGTCCCTATCTTACTGTTCTTTGTTATTGGTATTAATGATACTATTATCAAAATTGCCCAACATTATCTGATAAAGAACAATGATTACTCCGAATTCATTTCGTCAGGTTTTTTCTTTTCTTCTCTAACCGGTGTTGTAATAATGTTAATTAAAAAGAATTGGAAAGTAAAACTCTCTTCAATCATTATCGGATTTATTTTAGGTATTATCAATTATATAAATTTCAGATCGTTAATAATCGGACTTGGGGAAATGCCTGTTACCGTTTTTATGCCTGTATATAATATCGGTGTTGTTGTTTTATCATTGCTTATAGGCATTATTGCTTTCAAAGAAAAAGTTTCGCCAACAAATATTATTGGTATCGTACTTGCAATTTTGGCAATAATTTTATTAACAATATGA
- the prmC gene encoding peptide chain release factor N(5)-glutamine methyltransferase: protein MMIRNIYKQHLSLLSKLYDKNEAESILRLLYESVLEKQLGLLLMENNEIQEQQQILDVYFRRLMNNEPIQYILNKAHFYGREFYVDKNVLIPRNETEELVKLILDSEKTDEKLKVLDIGTGSGCIPITLDLESENFEVSGMDISEEALNVARRNMKHLGVDIDFFYGDVFLINDSDWRVNMHIRSHDLQNFSQPEIFNSELKTRGTELFDIIVSNPPYILEKEKSLMKKNVLDYEPELALFVPNDDGLKYYKAIIDALPFLLKDTGRLYLEINNLFAEEIITLLKQYFNGVTINKDFRGNDRFVAAKGVKS, encoded by the coding sequence ATGATGATAAGAAATATTTATAAACAGCATTTGAGTTTACTTTCTAAGTTGTATGACAAAAATGAAGCGGAAAGTATTCTGAGACTTTTATATGAAAGTGTTCTTGAGAAACAATTGGGATTATTGTTAATGGAAAATAATGAAATTCAGGAACAACAACAGATTTTAGATGTTTATTTCCGCAGGCTTATGAATAATGAACCGATTCAATATATTTTAAATAAAGCACATTTTTATGGTCGGGAATTTTATGTTGATAAGAATGTTTTAATTCCTCGTAATGAAACTGAAGAACTTGTTAAGTTGATTTTAGATTCTGAAAAAACAGATGAAAAATTGAAAGTTTTAGATATCGGTACCGGCTCGGGTTGTATTCCGATTACCTTAGACTTAGAAAGTGAAAATTTTGAAGTTTCCGGAATGGATATTTCTGAAGAAGCATTGAATGTTGCAAGGCGGAATATGAAACATTTAGGTGTTGATATTGATTTTTTTTATGGTGATGTTTTTCTGATAAACGATAGTGATTGGAGAGTAAATATGCATATTAGAAGCCATGATTTACAAAACTTTTCGCAACCCGAAATATTTAACTCGGAATTAAAAACCCGTGGCACTGAACTGTTTGATATCATCGTTTCAAATCCTCCTTACATTTTGGAAAAGGAAAAATCTTTGATGAAAAAGAATGTTTTGGATTATGAACCGGAACTTGCGCTTTTTGTTCCTAATGATGACGGACTAAAATATTATAAAGCAATTATTGATGCTTTACCTTTTTTGTTAAAAGATACGGGAAGACTGTATTTAGAGATAAATAACCTTTTTGCCGAAGAGATAATAACTCTTCTTAAACAATATTTTAACGGAGTTACGATTAATAAAGATTTTAGGGGAAATGACAGGTTTGTAGCGGCAAAAGGTGTTAAATCATAA